A genomic window from Lycium barbarum isolate Lr01 chromosome 4, ASM1917538v2, whole genome shotgun sequence includes:
- the LOC132636745 gene encoding uncharacterized protein LOC132636745 isoform X3 — protein sequence MAKGQRKGRGRPRKDQPEVGSSGPTEVENQSQLKTSETPPPPLLQTQSAVLRALSGTKAGLSEVAKSSSAAGVARTLQLATTPPSNPIVTMTTATSVSVQGTSQRQENSTVPEPSAADKAKGATKHAWLRLIYDRYTQMM from the exons ATGGCCAAAGGgcaaagaaaagggcgaggaCGCCCAAGAAAGGACCAACCTGAAGTGGGTAGCTCAGGTCCGACTGAAGTGGAGAATCAAAGTCAATTGAAGACAAGCGAAACCCCACCTCCTCCACTGCTACAAACTCAATCGGCGGTTCTTAGGGCTTTAAGTGGTACGAAGGCGGGGTTGAGTGAAGTAGCAAAATCGTCTAGTGCCGCTGGTGTTGCGAGGACACTCCAGCTAGCGACAACGCCGCCATCGAACCCAATAGTTACCATGACGACTGCAACATCGGTTTCTGTGCAAGGAACGAGTCAGAGACAAGAGAATTCTACTGTTCCAGAGCCAAGTGCAGCAGATAAG gctaaaggggcgacgaagcatgcttggttacggttgatctacgacag gtacacccagatgatgtga
- the LOC132636745 gene encoding uncharacterized protein LOC132636745 isoform X1, which translates to MAKGQRKGRGRPRKDQPEVGSSGPTEVENQSQLKTSETPPPPLLQTQSAVLRALSGTKAGLSEVAKSSSAAGVARTLQLATTPPSNPIVTMTTATSVSVQGTSQRQENSTVPEPSAADKVTEPKTWAKLFAGNRSAANDMTLEYIPPEIINGTVTVQLEKDDYDRETEKWSSVLIVYRIGQTPGYNYMRRFITQTWSAVAKPAIFYHKEGYYVVKFQDKYDMNEILFTGPYSINNRPLILKPLTLFFS; encoded by the coding sequence ATGGCCAAAGGgcaaagaaaagggcgaggaCGCCCAAGAAAGGACCAACCTGAAGTGGGTAGCTCAGGTCCGACTGAAGTGGAGAATCAAAGTCAATTGAAGACAAGCGAAACCCCACCTCCTCCACTGCTACAAACTCAATCGGCGGTTCTTAGGGCTTTAAGTGGTACGAAGGCGGGGTTGAGTGAAGTAGCAAAATCGTCTAGTGCCGCTGGTGTTGCGAGGACACTCCAGCTAGCGACAACGCCGCCATCGAACCCAATAGTTACCATGACGACTGCAACATCGGTTTCTGTGCAAGGAACGAGTCAGAGACAAGAGAATTCTACTGTTCCAGAGCCAAGTGCAGCAGATAAGGTAACAGAACCAAAAACCTGGGCTAAACTCTTTGCTGGGAATCGAAGTGCTGCTAATGATATGACTCTTGAATATATTCCACCGGAAATTATCAATGGAACAGTGACTGTGCAGCTAGAAAAAGATGATTATGATAGAGAAACTGAGAAATGGAGTAGTGTACTGATTGTATATAGGATAGGACAAACACCAGGTTATAACTATATGCGACGATTTATCACTCAAACATGGTCCGCTGTTGCTAAACCTGCTATATTCTATCACAAAGAGGGTTACTATGTTGTTAAATTTCAAGACAAATATGATATGAATGAAATTCTGTTTACTGGGCCATATTCCATCAACAATAGACCCTTGATTCTGAAACCATTGACCCTTTTTTTTAGTTGA
- the LOC132636745 gene encoding uncharacterized protein LOC132636745 isoform X2 produces MAKGQRKGRGRPRKDQPEVGSSGPTEVENQSQLKTSETPPPPLLQTQSAVLRALSGTKAGLSEVAKSSSAAGVARTLQLATTPPSNPIVTMTTATSVSVQGTSQRQENSTVPEPSAADKAKGATKHAWLRLIYDRYVKLYLSFS; encoded by the exons ATGGCCAAAGGgcaaagaaaagggcgaggaCGCCCAAGAAAGGACCAACCTGAAGTGGGTAGCTCAGGTCCGACTGAAGTGGAGAATCAAAGTCAATTGAAGACAAGCGAAACCCCACCTCCTCCACTGCTACAAACTCAATCGGCGGTTCTTAGGGCTTTAAGTGGTACGAAGGCGGGGTTGAGTGAAGTAGCAAAATCGTCTAGTGCCGCTGGTGTTGCGAGGACACTCCAGCTAGCGACAACGCCGCCATCGAACCCAATAGTTACCATGACGACTGCAACATCGGTTTCTGTGCAAGGAACGAGTCAGAGACAAGAGAATTCTACTGTTCCAGAGCCAAGTGCAGCAGATAAG gctaaaggggcgacgaagcatgcttggttacggttgatctacgacaggtatgtaaagctttacctttccttctcttga